The DNA window CCGGGTGGCCGAGTCGCACCCTCGCGTGAAAGCGTACGTAAAGAACCACAACCTCGGCCTGGAGGTGCCCTACCGTTACGGCTCCGAGACCCGGCGCTACCTACCTGACTTCATCGTACTGGTGGACGATGAACATGGCGCCGACGACCTGCTGCACCTGGTCGTCGAGATCAAGGGCTATCGCCGCGAGGATGCCAAGGAGAAAAAGGCGACGATGGACACCTACTGGGTGCCCGCCGTCAACAACCTCCGCACGCTGGGCCGGTGGGCGTTCGCCGAGCTGACGGAGATCTACCAGATCGAGGCTGACTTCAAGGCAAAGGTGACGCAGGAGTTCGATGCGATGCTCGCGCGGATCGGCGCAGTGTCAACAAAAGTCCCCACTTGACAGCATTCGGCGCGCACGTCAGTGGCACGTTTCCGGGGCCCTCCGGATGCCGCCTCAGCGGGCCTCCGAGGCCCGTGGACGCGCCTTCCGAATCGCCGCCGCGGAAATCACAGAGTGCGCTCTCATCGTGCGCTGGCACCCCCTGGGAAGAGCCCCCACACCCAGGGGTTAGAGTCGCCCCAGCAAGGGGGACTCGCCATGAACATCGCCGAGCTGAACCGCCTTGGCGACGAGATCGCCGAGCTGTCTGCGCACCTGAACGCTGCCACCGCCCGGCTCCTCGACCTCATTCGCGAGTTCGACGCTCGCGGCGGCTGGAACAACGGCTTCCGCTCCTGCGCTCACTGGCTGGCCTGGCGCGTGGGCCTCGACCTCGGCGCTGCCCGCGAGAAGGTGCGCGTCGCCCGCGCGCTCGGCAACCTGCCGCGCCTGGCCCGCGCGCTGGCCACCGGCGAGCTGTCCTACGCCAAGGTCCGCGCCCTCACCCGCGTGGCCACCCTGGAGACCGAGGAGCGCTTGCTGGCCGTCGGCCGCGCCGGCACCGCGGAGCACGTCGAGCGCATCGTCCGCGGCTGGCGCTGGATGGATCGCAAGGCCGAGGCCCAGGACGCCGACCGCCAGCACAGGGCCCGCTCGCTGCACGTGTATCAGGACGCCGACGGTACGGTCCGGGTCCGCGGGCGCCTGGCCCCCGAGGTCGGGGCGCTGCTGATGAAGGCTCTGGACGCCGCGCGGGAGGCCCTGTACCAGCAGGCGCGCGAGCGGCAGGCGCGAGCCGTTCGCGACGACGTTTCCGCGGAGACGTCGCCGGCCATGCAGACGCCGGAGATACCGACGATGGAGCAGCAGCAGGCCGACGCCCTGGGCCTGCTGGCCGAGACGGCGCTCCACCACGGCCTCGATCCGGGCGCCCCGGGCGAGCGTTACCAGGTGGTCGTCCACGTGGACGCTCCGGTGCTGGCCGACAGCGAGCATCCCGGCCAGTCGGTGCTGGAGGACGGCGTTCGCGTTTCCGCGGAAACGTCCCAGCGCCTGGCCTGTGACGCCAGCCAGGTGGTCATGGGCCACGACGCCGAGGGCCGGCTGCTAGAGGTCGGGGTCCGCACGCGCACGATCCCGCCCGCGCTACGCCGGGCGCTCCAGCACCGCGACCAGGCCTGTCGCTTCCCGGGCTGCAACGTCCGGTTCGGCCAGGGCCATCACATCCGTCACTGGGCGCAGGGTGGCCCCACCACGCTGTCCAACCTCGCGCTGCTGTGTCGCCGGCATCACCGAGCGGTGCACGAGGAGGGTTACCAGGTGGAGCGCCGGGCGGACGGCGCGCTGGAGTTCCGGCATCCGTATGGGTGGTTGATCCCCGACGTCCCCGAGCCCTCCGCCGTAGAAGGCGACCCCGTCCGGACCATCCGGGCCCGCAACGAGGCCGAGGGGCTTACACTCGGCGCCCACACGGCGACGCCCGGCTGGCTGGGTGAGCGCCTGGATGTGGGCTATGCGATCGACGTGCTCCACCCCTTGGCGAGGAACGGTTGATGGCGAAGAAAAGCAAGCCACCGGCCACTGCGCGTCGCCTACGAGCGCCGCAACCGCGACCTCGACCCGCAGCTCGTCTGGCGCGGCAAGGACCAGCAGGACTGGAGCGACCTCGTCGTCCAGGCTCCGCCCATCTACATTCAAGAGAAGGTCCTGCCCAAGGTCCTGATCGACGACCTGCTGCGGCAGACGAGGGAGAGGCGCCAGGAGGCGGGTGAGGTCATCCCGGATCTGTTCGCCGATTTCAACGGCCTCCCCGAAGGCGTGGACAAGACCGACTTCTACCAGCACGACCAGAACTGGTCGAACCGGATGATCCTGGGCGACTCGCTCCAGGTGATGGCCAGCCTCGCCGAGCGCGAGGGGCTCCGCGGGAAGGTCCAGTGCATCTACATCGACCCGCCTACTTCCTGGGGGCCAACGACCCCTATGGTGCCCTCAAGACGACCCTCAAGGCCGAGATCGACGAGGCGGCCTGGGCCACGTTGCGCAGCGATACCTCACGTCCCTTTGACAGGCCGAAGTCGGGCCGCATTGCCGTGAAGGTCATAAATCACATGGGCGACGAGGTGATGAAGGTGTTCCGGGTCACCTGATTTTGTTCCGCTCCGAGTTCCTGCAAGATCTTCAACGATGACGCAGGCCGCGGACGATCAGGACACCGCGGTCCGGCTCCGCGCGTTCGACTTCCTTCGCGAGCAGCGGCGCCGCTTCGGCGACGCGTCGCTCCCGCGAGCAGTCCTCGAGCGCGGCTTCGACTTTGAGGGCGTCAGAGTCCCCCTCATCGGTCCGCAGGGGATATTCAAGCCGGCCATCCTGCCAGAGGTACCGCTCACCATCACGACGGCCCCGCCGGTCGAACATCGGGAGCGTCCTTACGACGACGGGTTCATCGACGGCGGGTTCCTCCGTTATCGGTATCGGGGCACCGATCCGAACCACCGAGACAACGTCGGGCCGCGCTTAGCCATGCAGCGGCAGGCTCCGCTCATCTACCTGCACGGCATCGTTCCAGGACTCTACGAGCCAGCGTGGCCGGTGTTCATCGTGGAGGATCATCCCGATACGCTGACCTTCATCGTGGCGATCGATGACCAGCTCGGGGTATCGGCGCCGTGGCAGTTCAACGACCCGGCGGCGCTGACTGCGCGACGGCAGTACGTGACAGCGGTAGTCCGGCAGCGCCTGCACCAGCGCAGCTTCCGTGAGCGCGTGCTCCGGGCATACCAGCAATGCTGCTCTATTTGCCGGCTGCGCCACGGCGAGCTGCTGGAAGCCGCCCACATCCTGCCCGACGGCCATCCGCTCGGTGAGCCGGTCGTCCCGAACGGCCTCGCCCTCTGCAAGCTCCATCACGCCGCGTTCGATTCGTACATCATCGGCGTCACGCCGGATCTCGAGGTCAAGGTGCGGCTCGACGTGCTGGAGGAGATCGACGGGCCGATGCTCCAGCATGGGCTCCAGGGCTTTCAGGGCCGGCGGATCCACGTGCCGCCCGCCGACCATCTCAAGCCGAATCGCGACTTCCTGGCTGAGCGTTACGCGCTGTTCCGGACGGCGAGCTGAGGCGGCTTGACCCCCGCGCCGGCCCGGGGTATGCGTGGTCCACTTCCCACGGGAAAGGAGTCACTGCCGATGGCGCTTCAGGTTCGTCGCGTGATCACCGGACACGACGCCAGCGGGCGGGCGGTCGTCAAGATCGACGAGGTGTCCAAGAATATCGTCTCCAGCCGGCCGGGCGCCGCGGCCTGCGTCGTCTGGACCACGGAGGGCTTTCCGGTCAACAACGACGGCCAGGGCGACGAGGGGCTTCGCAAGGTCGGCACCACCCTGGCCAACGGCACGGTCTTCCGCGTCATCGAGTTCGCCCCGGGCGTGGCGGCCCGCAACCACCGTACGGACTCGATCGACTACATCGTCGTCATGTCGGGCGAGATCGACATGGAGCTCGACGGCTCCACGGTCCACCTCAAAGCCGGCGACGTGATGGTCCAGCGCGGCACGATCCACAACTGGGTCAACAAGGGCGCCCGGCCCTGCGTGCTGGCGGTGGTCCTCGTCGACGCGAAATCCGTCGAGGCCGGGGGCAAGGTCTTGACGGCGGTAGGCTAAGGGCCGTGCCCGGCATCTCGACCACGGTTGTCGGCAGCTATCCCCAACCGGACTGGCTCGTCGACAAGACGCAGTACCGGCTCAATCCGGTCCCCCGTGTGCGCCTGCCCCGGATCTGGCGTGTCGGCGAGCCGTGGCTCCGCGAAGCTCAGGACGACGCCGTGCGGCTGGCCGTGGCCAACATGGAAGCGGCGGGCATCGACGTCGTCACCGACGGCGAGCAGCGCCGGGAGAGCTACTTCAACGAGTTCGCCAACGCCCTGGAGGGGCTCGACCGCGAACGGCCAGGCACCGCGCTCAGCCGGCGGGGCACGCCGACGCCCGTGCCGCGCGTGATCGGGCCCATCGCCCGCACCCGGCCGGTGAACCTGCGCGACGCCCGGTTCCTGCGCGCGGTGACGGACCGGCCCATCAAGGTCACGGTGCCGGGGCCGTTCACGATGACCCAGCTCGCCCAGGACGAGTACTACAAGGACCCGGAGCGGCTGGCCGAGGCCTACGCGGTGGCCGTCAACGCCGAGCTGCGCGACCTGGAGGCGGTCGCCGACGTCCTGCAGCTCGACGAGCCGTATCTGCAGGCCCAGCCCGAGCGCGCCCGGGCCTATGCGGTCCCGGTGATCGACCGGGCCCTGGCCGGCATCCGCAAGCCGACCATCGTCCACCTCTGCTTCGGCTACGCCTTCACGGTGAAGGACAAGCCCAGCGGCTACTCGTTCCTGCCCGAGCTGGACCGCTGCGCGGCCTCCCACGTCTCCATCGAGGCGGCGCAGCCCAGGCTGGACCTGGCGATCCTGGCCGCCCTGCCGTCCAAGACCATCGTGCTCGGCGTGCTGGACCTCAACGACCCGGTCGCGGAGTCGCCGGCCACGGTGGCGGCGCGGCTGGAGGCCGCCCTGCGTCACGTGCCGGCGGCGCGTCTGGTCGCCGCGCCGGACTGCGGGATGAAGTACCTGTCACGCGAGCTGGCCTTCGCCAAGCTCCGTGCCCTTGCTGCGGGGGCGCGGGGCTGAGGGGGCCGCCACGGCCGGGGACGTCCTCACTGCCTGATGCAGGTGATGTACGTCCAGCAGCACTGGAACGCCGGGCGGCCTCCGAACAGCATGTCCATGGCGTGACGGATGAGCGCCAGGCGATCGCGCACCGCCTCCTGGCCAGGCGGCACCCCGTCCACCCTGGTCGAGCCGCCGACCCAGCCCAGCACCGCTTCGTGGTACGCGCTCAGGAACTCGAACCATTCGTCCACCCGGGCCTCGATGGTGCGGGCCGTCACCTCCTCGATCGCAAACCCGGCCTCGGTGAGCGAGCGCAGGTAGTAATCCAGCGGCCGGACCGGAAGGAAGACCCGGTCGCGGTGAGCCAGGTGCGCTCGCATCCGGGCCTCATCGTCGAGGAGGGGGCGGTAGGCAGCGTAGCGCGGGTCGTTACGGACCAGGCCGGTGGCGATCTCGTGGATCGCCCAGACAGTTTCGTCCAGGATCCACTCGGTCGGCCCGGCCTGCGGGTTGCGGATGTTCCCCGACTGCACGAAGACCCGCCCGCCGCGACGCAGCACCCGGGCCCAGGAGGCCAGGGTTTCCCCGAGATCGAGATAGAGGTGGATGGCGTTGGTGGACGCGATGGCGTCGGCCTGTCGCGTCAGCAGCGCGGGCCCCAGGACCTCGTCCAGCAGGTCGAGCCGCTTGTCCTGTTTGCGCCAGCGCAACAGCCGAAACGCGACGCGCTCGTCATCACCGAACTTGTCCAGGGCCACGCGCAGGAACTTGGGGGAGCTGTCCACGATCAGCACCCCGACCTGCCGGTTGAAGATGCGCAGCTTGAGCCGGTCCAGCAGGATCCCCGTCCCGCCCGAGTAGTCGATCAGGATCTGGCCCTCGCCCAGGTGCCGCGCCAGGTCCTCGACCGTGGGGTCGAGGTTGCGATACCACCCGTGATTTTCGACCGTGTCGTACTGCAGCCCGAAAGTCTCCACGGGCTGGTGGGTCCAGTCTTCCTCGGGAACACGGACGAAGCCGGGCGGCCACTGGAAGCGCGCCTGGGGCCGGCCGGGCTGATGCACGGAAGCGCTCAGCTCGCGGTGGATCCGCAGGAGCTCGGGGATGGTGCTGGGCGGACGACGGCCCCACCCGCACTCGGTGGCGATTCCGAAATCCGAGATGCAGCGCCGGGCCACCTCCATGCGCCGCGTGGTGCCCTCGACCCCGTCGGTGTGGTGGACGAGCCCCAGGTAGAGCTCGGTCTCCGGCCGCAGCCGCAGCTCTCGTAGCGGCAGGTAGTAGCCGTCGTCGAAGCGGTCGCGAGGCACCGGCAGGTGCAGCCAGTTGAGCGGGCGGCCCAGGCTGATGGTCAGCGCGTTGGCCACGTCGACCAGCTTGCGAGCGTCGGCCGGCTCCTTGAAGTGTCGGTGCTGGACGTCGCCATAGCAAAAGTGATAGCCGAGCTCGACGTCCGTGGGCACCTGCCGGGCCAGCCGGAGCAGGCGTTC is part of the Candidatus Methylomirabilota bacterium genome and encodes:
- a CDS encoding DUF222 domain-containing protein, with translation MNIAELNRLGDEIAELSAHLNAATARLLDLIREFDARGGWNNGFRSCAHWLAWRVGLDLGAAREKVRVARALGNLPRLARALATGELSYAKVRALTRVATLETEERLLAVGRAGTAEHVERIVRGWRWMDRKAEAQDADRQHRARSLHVYQDADGTVRVRGRLAPEVGALLMKALDAAREALYQQARERQARAVRDDVSAETSPAMQTPEIPTMEQQQADALGLLAETALHHGLDPGAPGERYQVVVHVDAPVLADSEHPGQSVLEDGVRVSAETSQRLACDASQVVMGHDAEGRLLEVGVRTRTIPPALRRALQHRDQACRFPGCNVRFGQGHHIRHWAQGGPTTLSNLALLCRRHHRAVHEEGYQVERRADGALEFRHPYGWLIPDVPEPSAVEGDPVRTIRARNEAEGLTLGAHTATPGWLGERLDVGYAIDVLHPLARNG
- a CDS encoding class I SAM-dependent methyltransferase codes for the protein MDPHVPAHGAHLVGSVPLASAEAVFRTVAAAIGDRLRRIPDGETGPRSDWIVWQLPVFTSHPQLEVVPPGPNSWRPLPRVRLDEAAHPAGVVFEALGYAEAAIASYRMFARLKRDALLPEACRFQVCLPTPLAPISAFVVPEAQALLEPAYEARLLAELRLVLETVPRDQLAIQWDTNFEFGMLETVFPVWFADARAGILERLLRLARQVPTDVELGYHFCYGDVQHRHFKEPADARKLVDVANALTISLGRPLNWLHLPVPRDRFDDGYYLPLRELRLRPETELYLGLVHHTDGVEGTTRRMEVARRCISDFGIATECGWGRRPPSTIPELLRIHRELSASVHQPGRPQARFQWPPGFVRVPEEDWTHQPVETFGLQYDTVENHGWYRNLDPTVEDLARHLGEGQILIDYSGGTGILLDRLKLRIFNRQVGVLIVDSSPKFLRVALDKFGDDERVAFRLLRWRKQDKRLDLLDEVLGPALLTRQADAIASTNAIHLYLDLGETLASWARVLRRGGRVFVQSGNIRNPQAGPTEWILDETVWAIHEIATGLVRNDPRYAAYRPLLDDEARMRAHLAHRDRVFLPVRPLDYYLRSLTEAGFAIEEVTARTIEARVDEWFEFLSAYHEAVLGWVGGSTRVDGVPPGQEAVRDRLALIRHAMDMLFGGRPAFQCCWTYITCIRQ
- a CDS encoding HNH endonuclease: MTQAADDQDTAVRLRAFDFLREQRRRFGDASLPRAVLERGFDFEGVRVPLIGPQGIFKPAILPEVPLTITTAPPVEHRERPYDDGFIDGGFLRYRYRGTDPNHRDNVGPRLAMQRQAPLIYLHGIVPGLYEPAWPVFIVEDHPDTLTFIVAIDDQLGVSAPWQFNDPAALTARRQYVTAVVRQRLHQRSFRERVLRAYQQCCSICRLRHGELLEAAHILPDGHPLGEPVVPNGLALCKLHHAAFDSYIIGVTPDLEVKVRLDVLEEIDGPMLQHGLQGFQGRRIHVPPADHLKPNRDFLAERYALFRTAS
- a CDS encoding 5-methyltetrahydropteroyltriglutamate--homocysteine methyltransferase, whose amino-acid sequence is MPGISTTVVGSYPQPDWLVDKTQYRLNPVPRVRLPRIWRVGEPWLREAQDDAVRLAVANMEAAGIDVVTDGEQRRESYFNEFANALEGLDRERPGTALSRRGTPTPVPRVIGPIARTRPVNLRDARFLRAVTDRPIKVTVPGPFTMTQLAQDEYYKDPERLAEAYAVAVNAELRDLEAVADVLQLDEPYLQAQPERARAYAVPVIDRALAGIRKPTIVHLCFGYAFTVKDKPSGYSFLPELDRCAASHVSIEAAQPRLDLAILAALPSKTIVLGVLDLNDPVAESPATVAARLEAALRHVPAARLVAAPDCGMKYLSRELAFAKLRALAAGARG
- a CDS encoding restriction endonuclease, whose protein sequence is TITRNAGIIGEAVDLSLDHLEDTRTSTLLFHLTQRLLYTKWRDAGEAPKLHLFGQLKRITREWLETHLVCKGGTYPAQLMYQELADMACNKITAAITAAFVDERPIKAVAEFCRVAESHPRVKAYVKNHNLGLEVPYRYGSETRRYLPDFIVLVDDEHGADDLLHLVVEIKGYRREDAKEKKATMDTYWVPAVNNLRTLGRWAFAELTEIYQIEADFKAKVTQEFDAMLARIGAVSTKVPT
- a CDS encoding cupin domain-containing protein; translation: MALQVRRVITGHDASGRAVVKIDEVSKNIVSSRPGAAACVVWTTEGFPVNNDGQGDEGLRKVGTTLANGTVFRVIEFAPGVAARNHRTDSIDYIVVMSGEIDMELDGSTVHLKAGDVMVQRGTIHNWVNKGARPCVLAVVLVDAKSVEAGGKVLTAVG